The following proteins are co-located in the Halococcus saccharolyticus DSM 5350 genome:
- a CDS encoding DUF7563 family protein: MPECDYCGAHVSDRFERVFADEHGRIFACPGCAANAGIAEAAKERAKNA, encoded by the coding sequence ATGCCAGAGTGTGACTACTGCGGCGCGCACGTCTCGGACCGGTTCGAGCGCGTCTTCGCCGACGAACACGGCCGGATCTTCGCGTGTCCCGGCTGTGCGGCGAACGCGGGCATCGCCGAGGCGGCCAAGGAACGAGCGAAAAACGCCTGA